In Bosea vestrisii, the following are encoded in one genomic region:
- a CDS encoding DNA-directed RNA polymerase subunit alpha: MISKNWQDLSKPNKLEVKVGDDPKRQATVIARPLERGFGMTLGNALRRVLLSSLQGAAVTAVQIDGVLHEFSSIPGVREDVTDIVLNIKAIAIKMQGEGPKRMTLRKTGPGTVTAGDINTIGDVSILNPELVLCTLDEGSEIRMEFTVNTGKGYVPSEQNRPEDAPIGLIPVDSLYSPVKKVSYRVENTREGQNLDRDMLTMQIETNGSVTPEDALALAARILQDQLAVFITFEEPRKEEAVSTAPQLPFNPALLKKVDELELSVRSANCLKNDNIVYIGDLIQKSEGEMLRTPNFGRKSLNEIKEVLATMGLHLGMDVQGWPPENIEELAKRFEEHY; encoded by the coding sequence GTGATCAGCAAGAATTGGCAGGATCTGTCCAAGCCTAACAAGCTCGAAGTCAAGGTCGGCGACGACCCGAAGCGTCAGGCCACCGTGATTGCGCGTCCGCTCGAGCGTGGCTTCGGCATGACGCTCGGCAACGCGCTGCGTCGCGTGCTGCTCTCCTCGCTCCAGGGCGCGGCCGTCACCGCCGTCCAGATCGACGGCGTGTTGCATGAGTTCTCCTCGATCCCGGGCGTCCGCGAGGACGTCACCGACATCGTCCTGAACATCAAGGCGATCGCCATCAAGATGCAGGGCGAGGGTCCCAAGCGCATGACCCTGCGCAAGACCGGCCCGGGCACCGTCACTGCCGGCGACATCAATACCATCGGCGACGTCTCGATCCTCAACCCCGAGCTCGTGCTCTGCACGCTCGACGAGGGCTCCGAGATCCGCATGGAGTTCACGGTCAACACCGGCAAGGGCTACGTCCCCTCCGAGCAGAACCGTCCCGAGGACGCGCCGATCGGCCTGATCCCGGTCGACAGCCTCTACTCGCCGGTCAAGAAGGTCTCCTATCGCGTCGAGAACACTCGCGAGGGCCAGAACCTCGACCGCGACATGCTGACCATGCAGATCGAGACCAACGGCTCGGTCACCCCCGAGGACGCGCTGGCGCTCGCCGCCCGCATCCTGCAGGACCAGCTCGCCGTCTTCATCACCTTCGAAGAGCCGCGCAAGGAAGAGGCCGTCTCGACCGCGCCGCAGCTGCCGTTCAACCCGGCTCTGCTCAAGAAGGTCGACGAGCTTGAACTGTCGGTCCGCTCGGCGAATTGCCTGAAGAACGACAACATCGTCTATATCGGCGACCTGATCCAGAAGTCGGAGGGCGAGATGCTGCGCACCCCGAACTTCGGCCGCAAGTCGCTGAACGAGATCAAGGAAGTGCTCGCCACCATGGGCCTCCATCTCGGCATGGACGTGCAGGGCTGGCCGCCGGAGAACATCGAAGAGCTGGCGAAGCGCTTCGAAGAGCACTACTGA
- a CDS encoding alkylphosphonate utilization protein has product MADGNDDYVYDEATGEWRPATEMAAAAATVLKPEVRDAAGNILADGDSVALVKDLKVKGANQTLKQGTVIRSIRLTDNPEEIDCRFEGIKGLVLRTEFVRKR; this is encoded by the coding sequence ATGGCCGACGGCAACGACGACTACGTCTATGACGAGGCGACCGGCGAATGGCGCCCGGCCACGGAGATGGCGGCTGCGGCTGCAACGGTACTCAAGCCCGAGGTTCGCGATGCAGCAGGCAATATCCTTGCCGATGGCGACTCGGTCGCTCTCGTCAAGGACCTCAAGGTCAAGGGCGCCAACCAGACCCTGAAGCAGGGCACGGTGATCCGGTCGATCCGGCTGACGGACAACCCCGAAGAGATCGACTGTCGCTTCGAGGGCATCAAGGGCCTGGTCCTGCGCACTGAGTTCGTGCGGAAGCGCTGA
- a CDS encoding antitoxin, producing MNEIRHVRLFRNGRNQAVRIPVEFELPGDEALMRRDGDRLVIEPLAKRGLTALLAGLEPLDEAFPEIADPPPAPERGL from the coding sequence ATGAACGAGATCCGGCATGTCAGGCTGTTCCGCAACGGCCGCAATCAGGCGGTTCGCATTCCTGTGGAGTTCGAGCTTCCCGGCGACGAGGCGCTGATGCGCCGCGACGGCGACCGCCTCGTCATCGAGCCGCTCGCGAAGCGGGGATTGACCGCCCTGCTCGCCGGGCTGGAACCGCTCGACGAGGCTTTCCCGGAGATCGCCGATCCTCCGCCGGCACCGGAGCGCGGCCTTTGA
- the rpsM gene encoding 30S ribosomal protein S13 — protein sequence MARIAGVNIPTGKRVVIGLQYIHGIGAQKAKEICEKVGIAAERRVNQLTDAEVLQIRETIDRDYLVEGDLRREVSMNIKRLMDLGCYRGLRHRRSLPVRGQRTHTNARTRKGKAKPIAGKKK from the coding sequence ATGGCTCGTATCGCGGGCGTCAACATTCCGACCGGCAAGCGCGTCGTCATCGGTCTGCAGTACATTCACGGCATTGGCGCCCAGAAGGCCAAGGAGATCTGCGAGAAGGTCGGCATCGCCGCCGAGCGCCGGGTCAACCAGCTGACCGACGCCGAGGTTCTCCAGATCCGCGAGACCATCGACCGCGACTATCTCGTCGAGGGCGATCTGCGCCGCGAAGTCTCGATGAACATCAAGCGCCTGATGGACCTCGGCTGCTATCGCGGCCTGCGCCATCGGCGCTCGCTGCCGGTGCGCGGCCAGCGTACCCACACCAACGCCCGTACCCGCAAGGGCAAGGCGAAGCCGATCGCCGGCAAGAAGAAGTGA
- a CDS encoding adenylate kinase, with the protein MRLIFLGPPGAGKGTQATRIVAKHGIPQLSTGDMLRAAVAAGTPVGLKAKAVMDAGGLVSDEIVIGIVADRIEEADAKNGFILDGFPRTLAQAEALDAMLAEKGLKLDKVLELKVDQSKLVDRIVRRAEEAKAAGQPVRKDDDPEVFKTRLDAYNRDTAIVAPYYDKRGQLTPIDGMQPIDRVTGAIEQALAG; encoded by the coding sequence ATGAGGCTGATTTTCCTGGGGCCGCCGGGGGCGGGGAAGGGCACTCAGGCGACACGGATCGTCGCGAAACACGGCATTCCGCAACTTTCGACCGGCGACATGTTGCGCGCGGCGGTAGCCGCCGGCACCCCGGTCGGCCTCAAGGCGAAGGCGGTGATGGATGCCGGCGGGCTGGTCTCGGACGAGATCGTCATCGGCATCGTCGCCGACCGCATCGAAGAAGCCGATGCGAAGAACGGCTTCATTCTCGATGGCTTCCCGCGCACCTTGGCGCAGGCCGAGGCGCTCGACGCTATGCTCGCTGAGAAGGGGCTGAAGCTCGACAAGGTGCTCGAGCTGAAGGTCGACCAGAGCAAGCTCGTCGACCGGATCGTGCGCCGCGCCGAGGAGGCCAAGGCCGCCGGCCAGCCGGTGCGCAAGGACGATGACCCGGAGGTCTTCAAGACCCGGCTCGATGCTTATAATCGCGACACCGCGATCGTCGCACCCTATTACGACAAGCGCGGCCAGCTCACGCCGATCGACGGCATGCAGCCGATCGACCGGGTCACTGGGGCGATCGAGCAGGCGCTCGCGGGCTGA
- the rplO gene encoding 50S ribosomal protein L15, whose amino-acid sequence MKLTEIRDNEGATKSRMRVGRGIGSGKGKTAGRGVKGQKARAGVAVKGFEGGQMPLYRRLPKRGFHNLFSKDLNEVNLGRIQQAIEAGKLDAKGAVTIEALVAAGVITRQAKDGVKILGVGELKTKLAFEVYGASKSAVEAIEKAGGTVKILAAAASQA is encoded by the coding sequence ATGAAACTCACAGAGATCCGTGACAACGAAGGCGCGACCAAGTCGCGCATGCGTGTCGGCCGTGGCATCGGCTCCGGCAAGGGCAAGACCGCTGGACGCGGCGTCAAGGGCCAGAAGGCTCGCGCCGGCGTGGCGGTCAAGGGCTTCGAAGGCGGCCAGATGCCGCTCTATCGGCGCCTGCCGAAGCGCGGCTTCCACAACCTGTTCTCCAAGGATCTGAACGAGGTCAACCTCGGGCGCATCCAGCAGGCGATCGAAGCCGGCAAGCTCGACGCCAAGGGCGCGGTGACGATCGAGGCGCTGGTCGCCGCCGGCGTCATCACCCGGCAGGCCAAGGACGGCGTCAAGATCCTCGGCGTCGGCGAGCTCAAGACCAAGCTCGCCTTCGAGGTCTATGGCGCGTCGAAGTCGGCGGTCGAGGCGATCGAAAAGGCGGGCGGCACTGTGAAGATCCTGGCGGCTGCCGCTTCACAGGCGTGA
- the rpsK gene encoding 30S ribosomal protein S11: MAKEAQRVRRRERKNIVSGVAHVNASFNNTMITITDAQGNTISWSSAGTMGFKGSRKSTPYAAQVAAEDAARKAAEHGMRTLEVEVTGPGSGRESALRALQAAGFTVTSIRDVTPIPHNGCRPRKRRRV, translated from the coding sequence ATGGCCAAGGAAGCCCAACGCGTCCGTCGTCGCGAACGCAAGAACATCGTTTCCGGCGTCGCGCATGTGAACGCCTCGTTCAACAACACCATGATCACCATCACCGACGCTCAGGGCAACACGATCTCGTGGTCGTCCGCCGGCACGATGGGTTTCAAGGGTTCGCGCAAGTCGACCCCCTATGCCGCTCAGGTCGCCGCCGAAGACGCCGCCCGCAAGGCTGCCGAGCATGGCATGCGCACCCTCGAAGTCGAGGTCACCGGTCCGGGCTCGGGTCGCGAGTCGGCGCTGCGTGCGCTGCAGGCCGCCGGTTTCACCGTCACCTCGATCCGCGACGTGACGCCGATCCCGCACAATGGCTGCCGGCCGCGCAAGCGTCGCCGCGTCTGA
- a CDS encoding ABC transporter substrate-binding protein: MKRIACLMAAALLAAASTARAQEAVKIGILNDQSGNYAEFGGLGSVEAAKLAIEDFGGSVLGKPIEIVAADHQNKPDIAAGFARRWYDVDGVTAIADLTNSAVALAVAGIAKEKQKVALYNGPATTRLFNEDCMATGFMWTFDTATSAKGTALSVLREGGDSWYIIAADYAFGHQLTADIESIVAANGGKTLGTVRAPLSTPDFSSFLLQAQASKAKIVAFANAGTDTINSIKQAGEFGLVDSGQKLAAMVVVLSDVHGLGLDKAKGLITTTAYYHDADKPSRAWADRYMARTKKMPGMIQASVYSSVLHYLKAVKAAGTASGPAVAAKMKELPVDDFYAPGAKVREDGRLLNDMLLVEAKAPSESKAPWDYFKVVRKIPAAEIIAPLSESKCPLVKK; encoded by the coding sequence ATGAAACGGATTGCTTGCCTGATGGCGGCTGCGCTGCTCGCGGCCGCATCGACCGCGCGGGCGCAGGAGGCGGTCAAGATCGGCATCCTCAACGATCAGTCCGGCAACTATGCCGAGTTCGGTGGCCTCGGCTCAGTCGAGGCGGCGAAGCTGGCGATCGAGGATTTCGGCGGCTCGGTACTGGGCAAGCCGATCGAGATCGTCGCCGCCGACCATCAGAACAAGCCTGACATCGCAGCCGGTTTTGCGCGGCGCTGGTATGACGTCGACGGCGTCACCGCGATTGCCGACCTGACCAATTCGGCCGTGGCGCTCGCGGTGGCGGGGATCGCGAAGGAGAAGCAGAAGGTCGCGCTCTATAACGGGCCGGCGACGACGCGGCTCTTCAACGAGGACTGCATGGCCACCGGCTTCATGTGGACCTTCGACACTGCGACCTCGGCCAAGGGCACGGCGCTGTCGGTCCTGCGCGAGGGCGGCGACAGCTGGTACATCATCGCGGCCGATTACGCTTTCGGCCACCAGCTCACCGCCGACATCGAATCGATCGTCGCGGCCAATGGCGGCAAGACGCTCGGCACCGTGCGCGCGCCGCTGTCGACGCCGGACTTCTCATCCTTCCTGCTGCAGGCGCAGGCCTCCAAGGCCAAGATCGTCGCCTTCGCCAATGCCGGAACCGACACGATCAACTCGATCAAGCAAGCCGGCGAGTTCGGCCTCGTCGACAGCGGCCAGAAGCTCGCGGCCATGGTCGTGGTGCTGAGCGACGTGCACGGACTCGGACTGGACAAGGCCAAGGGGTTGATCACCACCACCGCCTATTACCACGACGCCGACAAGCCGAGCCGCGCCTGGGCCGACCGCTATATGGCGCGCACCAAGAAGATGCCGGGCATGATCCAGGCCAGCGTCTATTCCTCCGTGCTGCACTACCTCAAGGCGGTGAAGGCGGCTGGCACGGCGTCGGGCCCGGCGGTCGCGGCCAAGATGAAGGAGCTGCCGGTCGATGACTTCTATGCGCCCGGCGCCAAGGTCCGCGAGGATGGCCGGCTGCTGAACGACATGCTGCTTGTCGAGGCCAAGGCCCCGTCGGAGTCGAAGGCGCCCTGGGACTACTTCAAGGTCGTCCGCAAGATTCCGGCGGCCGAGATCATCGCACCGCTGTCGGAGAGCAAGTGCCCGCTGGTGAAGAAGTGA
- the rplQ gene encoding 50S ribosomal protein L17, giving the protein MRHGFRGRRFNRTVEHRQAMFANMAQALIKHEQITTTLPKAKDLRPVVEKLITLGKRGDLHARRQAIAQIKDVAIVGKLFAVLGPRYKERNGGYLRIMKAGFRFGDNAPLAVIEFVDRDVEAKGKDSGPVFTADDEQAA; this is encoded by the coding sequence ATGCGTCACGGATTTCGCGGTCGCCGCTTCAACCGCACGGTCGAGCATCGCCAGGCGATGTTCGCCAACATGGCCCAGGCCCTGATCAAGCACGAGCAGATCACCACCACGCTGCCGAAGGCCAAGGACTTGCGTCCGGTCGTCGAGAAGCTGATCACGCTCGGCAAGCGCGGCGACCTGCACGCCCGCCGCCAGGCGATCGCGCAGATCAAGGACGTCGCCATCGTCGGCAAGCTCTTCGCGGTCCTCGGCCCGCGCTACAAGGAGCGCAATGGCGGCTATCTGCGCATCATGAAGGCTGGCTTCCGCTTCGGCGACAATGCCCCGCTCGCCGTGATCGAGTTCGTCGATCGCGACGTCGAGGCCAAGGGCAAGGATTCCGGCCCGGTGTTCACGGCGGATGACGAGCAGGCGGCCTGA
- the secY gene encoding preprotein translocase subunit SecY, protein MASAAEQLASNLNFSAFAKADELKKRIWFTLGALIVYRLGTYIPLPGMNPEAVADLFKQSQTGVLGLFNMFSGGAVGRLAIFALAIMPYISASIIVQLLSSVVPTFEALKKEGEAGRKILNQYTRYLTLVLALFQAWGIGVGLQGSGNLVLEPGPFFLVSTTITLVGGTMFLLWLGEQITSRGIGNGTSMIIFAGIIAEFPAQLAQTLELGRQGAVSTGLLLLVLIMAVCVIAFVVFVERAQRRLLINYPKRQVGNRMYEGQTSFLPLKLNTAGVIPPIFASSLLLLPTTIASFSQASGGTGILSTLATYLAHGRPLFMFLYAALIIFFCFFYTAIVFNPVETADNLKKHGGFMPGIRPGERTAEHIDRVLTRITVLGAAYLTIVCLIPEFMITYAQIPIILLGGTSLLIVVTTTMDTVAQVHGHLLAHQYEGLVKKAKLRGARR, encoded by the coding sequence ATGGCATCGGCGGCTGAACAGCTTGCTTCAAACCTGAACTTCAGCGCCTTCGCCAAGGCGGACGAGCTGAAGAAGCGGATCTGGTTCACGCTTGGGGCGCTGATCGTCTACCGACTCGGCACCTATATCCCGCTGCCCGGCATGAACCCGGAGGCGGTCGCCGACCTGTTCAAGCAGAGCCAGACGGGCGTGCTCGGCCTGTTCAACATGTTCTCGGGCGGCGCGGTCGGCCGGCTCGCGATCTTCGCGCTGGCGATCATGCCGTATATTTCGGCCTCGATCATCGTCCAGCTTCTCTCCAGCGTCGTGCCGACCTTCGAGGCGTTGAAGAAGGAAGGCGAGGCGGGCCGCAAGATCCTCAACCAGTACACGCGCTATCTGACGCTGGTTCTGGCGCTGTTCCAGGCCTGGGGCATTGGCGTCGGCTTGCAGGGCTCGGGCAATCTGGTGCTGGAGCCGGGGCCGTTCTTCCTGGTCTCGACCACGATCACCCTGGTCGGCGGCACCATGTTCCTGCTCTGGCTCGGCGAGCAGATCACCAGCCGCGGCATCGGCAACGGCACCTCGATGATCATCTTCGCGGGCATCATCGCCGAGTTCCCGGCGCAGCTGGCACAGACGCTTGAGCTCGGCCGCCAGGGCGCGGTCTCGACCGGCCTGCTGCTGCTGGTGCTGATCATGGCGGTCTGCGTCATCGCCTTCGTCGTATTCGTCGAGCGGGCCCAGCGACGCCTGCTGATCAACTATCCCAAGCGCCAGGTCGGCAACCGCATGTATGAGGGCCAGACCTCGTTCCTGCCGCTGAAGCTCAACACCGCCGGCGTGATCCCGCCGATCTTCGCCTCGTCGCTGCTGCTGCTGCCGACGACGATCGCGAGCTTCAGCCAGGCCTCGGGCGGCACCGGCATCCTGTCGACGCTCGCGACCTACCTCGCGCATGGCCGGCCGCTGTTCATGTTCCTTTATGCGGCGCTGATCATCTTCTTCTGCTTCTTCTACACCGCGATCGTGTTCAACCCGGTCGAGACGGCGGACAACCTCAAGAAGCATGGCGGCTTCATGCCCGGCATCCGCCCGGGCGAGCGCACCGCCGAACATATCGACCGGGTGCTGACCCGCATCACCGTGCTCGGCGCCGCCTATTTGACTATCGTCTGCTTGATCCCCGAGTTCATGATCACCTATGCCCAGATTCCGATCATCCTGCTCGGCGGCACCTCGCTGCTGATCGTGGTGACGACGACGATGGACACCGTGGCTCAAGTCCACGGCCATCTCCTGGCCCATCAGTATGAGGGCCTGGTCAAGAAGGCGAAGTTGAGGGGGGCAAGGCGCTGA
- a CDS encoding type II toxin-antitoxin system VapC family toxin: protein MTRYLLDTNIISDLVRQPQGRVAKQIAEVGDRQVLTSAIVAAELRYGCRKAGSARLSATIEALLFEIETIPFDEAASRAYADLRTALEAKGQPIGGNDMLIAAQALALGCVMVTANVNEFARVDGLAIENWLG from the coding sequence TTGACGCGCTACCTGCTCGACACCAACATCATTTCCGATCTGGTCCGGCAGCCACAGGGACGCGTCGCGAAACAGATCGCGGAGGTCGGTGACCGCCAGGTCCTGACGAGCGCGATCGTCGCAGCCGAGTTGCGCTATGGCTGCCGGAAAGCCGGCTCGGCGCGCCTGTCGGCGACCATCGAGGCCCTGCTCTTCGAGATCGAGACCATTCCTTTCGACGAAGCAGCCTCTCGCGCTTACGCTGATCTGCGTACGGCCCTCGAAGCCAAGGGCCAGCCCATCGGCGGCAACGACATGCTCATCGCCGCGCAGGCTCTGGCGCTCGGCTGCGTCATGGTCACAGCTAACGTAAACGAGTTCGCACGCGTCGACGGGCTCGCGATAGAGAACTGGCTGGGTTGA
- a CDS encoding CPBP family intramembrane glutamic endopeptidase yields MRESRFAAYVDAARNGKNALWRIVLAIAFIAIVWFAAFLVLLYAGVAIILARKGYWPFGFDEVLEAFDYEALIAEPIGTVVFLLSIASLWIGVWLVLKLIHGRSIRDLFGIDRRLYWPDFARSTIVTLVVGVALGPIALLIDPTVVRGSISLSDWVAAVPLLLVALFLQTSAEEVAFRGYLQQVLAVRFATPIIWLALPAALFTLLHWQADATTAMNLAGLFVVLGVSLSMTWLLMASGNLAAAMGMHFGNNIGVVMLFSHQPELGAAALFTGRSILDPNWTVAQAVMFGLYGVLVVGVTQILLLHRASPVRLRSLP; encoded by the coding sequence ATGCGAGAGAGCCGTTTTGCCGCCTATGTCGATGCCGCTCGCAATGGGAAGAACGCCCTCTGGCGCATAGTCCTCGCGATCGCGTTCATCGCAATCGTCTGGTTCGCGGCCTTCCTCGTTCTTCTGTATGCCGGCGTGGCCATCATATTGGCCAGAAAGGGGTATTGGCCGTTCGGTTTCGACGAGGTTCTCGAAGCCTTTGACTACGAGGCACTGATCGCCGAGCCGATCGGCACCGTGGTTTTCCTGCTGTCGATCGCCTCATTATGGATCGGCGTGTGGCTGGTCCTTAAGCTCATCCACGGGCGGTCGATCCGAGACCTGTTCGGCATCGACCGCCGACTGTATTGGCCGGATTTTGCCAGAAGCACCATAGTGACGCTGGTCGTGGGAGTCGCCTTGGGGCCGATTGCGTTGCTGATCGATCCCACTGTCGTCCGGGGCAGCATCAGCCTCTCCGATTGGGTCGCGGCTGTGCCGTTGCTGCTTGTCGCGTTGTTCCTGCAAACCTCGGCGGAGGAGGTCGCATTTCGCGGTTATCTTCAGCAGGTTCTCGCGGTACGTTTCGCAACACCGATCATTTGGCTCGCGCTGCCGGCAGCGCTTTTCACCCTTTTGCACTGGCAGGCGGATGCCACTACCGCGATGAACTTGGCCGGGCTCTTTGTCGTCCTTGGAGTCTCTTTGAGCATGACCTGGCTCCTCATGGCGAGCGGCAATCTGGCGGCTGCCATGGGGATGCATTTCGGCAACAATATCGGCGTGGTCATGCTCTTCTCCCACCAGCCGGAGCTAGGAGCGGCGGCTTTGTTCACGGGGCGGTCCATCCTGGATCCGAACTGGACAGTGGCCCAGGCGGTGATGTTCGGGCTGTACGGTGTTTTGGTCGTGGGCGTCACGCAGATCCTTCTCCTGCATCGTGCGTCTCCAGTCCGGCTGCGATCGTTGCCGTAG
- a CDS encoding tripartite tricarboxylate transporter substrate-binding protein: MKRAALAILVAIAVLPAQAQDKYPSKPINMLVPFAAGGSSDVIARLVGDEMSRILGQRIVMENMGGAGGATALTRAARAEPDGYTIVIGNSGTNAASYTIYNDLKYTPADFVPIGLVAKTSPMIALKLDFPAKDLKEFLDYARKNPGKISLGHAGVGSSNYLICRNFLKASGLDVALVSYRGAGPALNDLMGGQIDGVCDAATSLSGAVQGNKVKALVVATPQRLPSLPEVPTAAEAGLPAFQAQGWNAIFAPKGTPQPVIDRLNEALRTALASERLHGRFKELSSVLPEKDEMSPEFVAKMLPAEIEKYKVLLSDAK; this comes from the coding sequence ATGAAGCGCGCTGCTCTGGCCATTCTCGTTGCCATCGCCGTCCTGCCGGCTCAGGCCCAGGACAAGTATCCGTCGAAGCCGATCAACATGCTGGTGCCGTTCGCGGCCGGCGGTTCGTCCGACGTGATCGCGCGCCTCGTCGGCGATGAGATGAGCCGGATTCTCGGTCAGCGCATCGTCATGGAGAATATGGGCGGGGCGGGTGGTGCGACCGCGCTGACACGCGCGGCCCGGGCCGAGCCCGACGGCTACACGATCGTGATCGGCAACAGCGGCACCAATGCCGCCTCCTACACGATCTACAACGACCTGAAATACACGCCGGCCGATTTCGTGCCGATCGGCCTCGTCGCCAAGACCTCGCCGATGATCGCGCTGAAGCTCGACTTCCCGGCCAAGGATCTCAAAGAGTTCCTCGACTACGCCAGGAAGAATCCCGGCAAGATCAGCCTCGGCCATGCCGGCGTCGGTTCGTCGAACTATCTGATCTGCCGCAATTTCCTCAAGGCGTCCGGGCTCGACGTGGCACTGGTGAGCTATCGCGGCGCCGGTCCTGCGCTGAACGATCTGATGGGCGGCCAGATCGACGGCGTCTGCGATGCCGCGACTTCGCTCTCCGGCGCCGTCCAGGGCAACAAGGTCAAGGCGCTGGTGGTGGCGACGCCGCAGCGGCTGCCGAGCCTGCCGGAGGTGCCGACCGCGGCTGAGGCCGGGCTGCCGGCCTTCCAGGCCCAGGGCTGGAACGCGATCTTTGCACCGAAGGGCACGCCGCAGCCGGTGATCGACAGGCTGAACGAGGCGCTGCGGACGGCGCTCGCCAGCGAGAGGCTGCATGGGCGTTTCAAGGAGCTTTCGTCCGTGCTGCCCGAGAAGGATGAGATGTCGCCGGAGTTCGTCGCCAAGATGCTTCCGGCCGAGATCGAGAAGTACAAGGTGCTGCTCAGCGACGCGAAGTAA